Proteins from a genomic interval of Ferrovibrio terrae:
- a CDS encoding dienelactone hydrolase family protein has product MRLKAGVWGTALALWLLTVALAPGSARNDARAQTREILEFTSPSRNGPVTVKAELFLPEGINGKMPAMVIHHGSGGVSNTREYAYAREFTKMGVASIVPDSFTPRGVKSTVEDQTTVSSNDMIADAFNALKLAAVHPRLDPDRIGITGFSKGGTVAMRTGLQIMVNRHVPNGPRFALHVPFYAGCDNMYLNMRTTGAPMLVLIGGADTYVGPQRCIDAVERMRAAGSKVDMVIYPNAQHGWDGVGRPWSYPNGENYSKCTYVEQADRRWVEQTTGLTTTGSDGKAVVENARKALAACKTLGVSGAPDEAVKAQSLEALKGAMKAAFKL; this is encoded by the coding sequence ATGCGGCTGAAGGCCGGAGTGTGGGGAACCGCGTTGGCGCTCTGGCTACTGACGGTCGCCCTGGCCCCGGGTTCGGCCCGGAACGACGCCCGGGCCCAGACCCGGGAAATCCTCGAATTCACCAGCCCGTCGCGCAACGGCCCGGTGACGGTGAAGGCCGAGCTGTTCCTGCCCGAAGGCATCAACGGGAAGATGCCGGCGATGGTGATCCACCATGGCAGCGGCGGCGTCAGCAACACGCGCGAATATGCCTATGCCCGCGAATTCACAAAAATGGGCGTCGCCTCGATCGTGCCCGACAGCTTCACGCCGCGCGGCGTGAAAAGCACGGTGGAAGACCAGACCACGGTGTCGAGCAACGACATGATTGCCGATGCCTTCAATGCGCTGAAACTGGCCGCAGTTCATCCGCGCCTCGATCCGGATCGCATCGGCATCACCGGCTTTTCCAAGGGCGGCACGGTCGCGATGCGCACCGGGCTGCAGATCATGGTGAACCGCCATGTGCCGAATGGTCCGCGTTTCGCGCTGCATGTGCCGTTTTACGCGGGTTGCGACAACATGTATCTCAACATGCGCACCACCGGTGCGCCGATGCTGGTGCTGATCGGCGGCGCCGATACCTATGTCGGGCCGCAGCGCTGCATCGACGCGGTCGAGCGCATGCGGGCAGCGGGCAGCAAGGTCGATATGGTGATCTATCCGAACGCACAGCATGGCTGGGATGGCGTTGGCCGGCCCTGGAGCTATCCGAACGGCGAGAATTACAGCAAATGCACTTACGTCGAGCAGGCCGACCGCAGATGGGTGGAACAGACCACAGGGCTGACTACGACCGGCAGCGACGGCAAGGCGGTGGTGGAGAATGCACGCAAGGCGCTGGCGGCGTGCAAGACGCTCGGCGTCAGCGGCGCGCCGGACGAAGCGGTGAAAGCGCAATCGCTGGAGGCGCTGAAAGGCGCGATGAAGGCGGCGTTCAAGCTTTAG
- the rpoH gene encoding RNA polymerase sigma factor RpoH, with protein MSATSSLPALSSIEGGLSRYLSEIRRFPMLEPQEEYMLAKSWRDHGDVDSAHKLVTSHLRLVAKIAMGYRGYGLPVGELISEGNVGMMQAVKRFDPDRGFRLSTYAMWWIRASIQEYILRSWSLVKIGTTAAQKKLFFNLRRLRGQMKAIDGGQLTPDQVEKIATQLDVSKEEVITMDRRLAGGDASLNAPLRNDEEGGGEWQDWLVDETPNQEARLVEGDEFDSRKQLLANAMQELNERERDILMQRRLTEEPTTLEDLSARYGISRERVRQIEVRAFEKLQKAVRNAALEQGMSGQSSTTPQQLPA; from the coding sequence ATGTCTGCCACGTCCAGCCTGCCTGCCCTGTCCTCCATCGAGGGGGGCCTTTCGCGTTACCTCTCGGAGATCCGCCGGTTCCCCATGCTGGAGCCGCAGGAGGAGTACATGCTCGCCAAGTCGTGGCGCGACCACGGCGATGTCGATTCGGCGCACAAGCTGGTCACCAGCCACCTGCGTCTGGTCGCCAAGATCGCCATGGGCTATCGCGGCTATGGCCTGCCGGTGGGCGAACTGATTTCCGAAGGCAATGTCGGCATGATGCAGGCGGTGAAGCGCTTCGATCCCGACCGCGGCTTCCGCCTCTCGACCTATGCCATGTGGTGGATCCGCGCCTCGATCCAGGAATACATCCTGCGCTCGTGGTCACTGGTGAAGATCGGCACGACGGCTGCCCAGAAAAAGCTGTTCTTCAACCTGCGCCGCCTGCGCGGGCAGATGAAGGCGATCGATGGCGGCCAGCTGACGCCCGACCAGGTGGAGAAGATCGCCACCCAGCTGGATGTCAGCAAGGAAGAGGTCATCACCATGGACCGCCGCCTGGCCGGTGGCGATGCCTCGCTGAACGCGCCGCTGCGCAATGACGAAGAGGGCGGCGGCGAATGGCAGGACTGGCTGGTGGACGAGACGCCGAACCAGGAAGCCCGTCTGGTCGAGGGCGACGAGTTCGACAGCCGCAAGCAGCTGCTGGCCAATGCCATGCAGGAGCTGAACGAGCGCGAGCGCGACATCCTGATGCAGCGCCGCCTGACCGAGGAGCCGACCACGCTGGAAGACCTTTCGGCGCGCTATGGCATCAGCCGCGAGCGCGTGCGCCAGATCGAGGTGCGCGCCTTCGAGAAGCTGCAGAAAGCCGTGCGCAATGCGGCGCTGGAGCAGGGCATGAGCGGCCAGTCTTCAACCACTCCCCAGCAGCTGCCGGCATAA
- a CDS encoding adenylosuccinate synthase, producing MSNVVVVGAQWGDEGKGKIVDWLSLRADVVVRFQGGHNAGHTLVIGQNVYKLSLLPSGIVRKNKLAVIGNGVVVDPWALFAEIDKLRGQGVEIGEHNLKVADNAVLILPLHRELDGLREDDTAGGVKIGTTRRGIGPAYEDKIGRRAIRVCDLADKATLGRKVDGLLGHHNALRRGFGAEEVNRAELLQQLAEIAEKILPYAAPVWRDLDEARRAGKRILFEGAQGSLLDVDHGTYPYVTSSNTMAGSASAGSGLGPGSLGYILGIVKAYTTRVGEGPFPTELTDEIGQWLGEKGHEFGVVTGRKRRCGWFDAVLVRQTVKLNGIHGIALTKLDVLDGLKELKICVGYEVNGKLLDYFPAGMGDQAAAKPVYETLEGWSETTRGARSWVDLPATAVKYVRRIEELIGAPVALLSTSPEREDTILMKDPFED from the coding sequence ATGAGCAATGTTGTGGTGGTCGGCGCCCAGTGGGGCGACGAGGGCAAGGGCAAGATCGTCGACTGGCTCAGCTTACGCGCCGATGTCGTGGTGCGGTTCCAGGGCGGGCACAATGCCGGCCATACGCTGGTGATCGGCCAGAATGTCTACAAGCTGTCGCTGCTGCCGTCGGGCATCGTGCGCAAGAACAAGCTGGCCGTGATCGGCAACGGCGTGGTGGTCGATCCCTGGGCGCTGTTCGCCGAGATCGACAAGCTGCGCGGCCAGGGCGTGGAAATCGGCGAACACAATCTGAAAGTCGCCGACAATGCCGTGCTGATCCTGCCGCTGCATCGCGAACTGGATGGCCTGCGCGAAGACGATACCGCCGGCGGCGTCAAGATCGGCACCACGCGGCGCGGCATCGGCCCGGCCTATGAAGACAAGATTGGCCGCCGCGCCATCCGCGTCTGCGATCTGGCCGACAAGGCGACGCTCGGCCGCAAGGTCGACGGCCTGCTCGGGCATCACAATGCGCTGCGCCGCGGCTTCGGCGCCGAGGAAGTGAACCGCGCCGAACTGCTGCAGCAGCTGGCCGAGATCGCCGAGAAGATCCTGCCTTATGCCGCGCCGGTCTGGCGCGATCTGGATGAAGCGCGCCGCGCCGGCAAGCGCATCCTGTTCGAGGGCGCGCAAGGGTCGCTGCTCGATGTCGATCACGGCACCTATCCGTATGTGACCTCGTCCAACACCATGGCGGGCTCGGCGTCGGCTGGCTCGGGTCTCGGGCCCGGTTCGCTCGGTTATATCCTCGGCATCGTGAAGGCCTACACCACGCGCGTCGGCGAAGGCCCGTTCCCCACCGAACTGACCGACGAGATCGGCCAGTGGCTCGGCGAGAAGGGCCATGAATTCGGTGTCGTCACCGGGCGCAAGCGCCGCTGCGGCTGGTTCGATGCCGTGCTGGTGCGGCAGACGGTGAAGCTGAACGGCATCCACGGCATCGCGCTGACCAAGCTCGATGTGCTCGACGGGCTGAAGGAACTGAAAATCTGTGTCGGCTACGAAGTGAACGGCAAGCTGCTGGACTACTTCCCGGCCGGCATGGGCGACCAGGCCGCGGCGAAGCCGGTCTACGAGACGCTGGAAGGCTGGAGCGAGACCACGCGGGGCGCGCGGAGCTGGGTCGACCTGCCGGCCACGGCCGTGAAGTATGTCCGCCGCATCGAGGAGCTGATCGGCGCGCCGGTGGCGCTGCTCTCCACCTCGCCCGAGCGCGAGGACACGATCCTGATGAAAGATCCTTTCGAGGACTGA